A genomic region of Drosophila kikkawai strain 14028-0561.14 chromosome X, DkikHiC1v2, whole genome shotgun sequence contains the following coding sequences:
- the LOC108072440 gene encoding mucin-2 isoform X5 — translation MEVECDLGDIQNEELLRKMWQQSEDSERKKQIRSHLYKLRESRLCNLYRHEPDHTNATMSETPNGNGTLAGYGAKGPLASSHGDALLDQNFQSLKSKEVRDSTSPTHELRFHSMTLTQPNTTGWDVQTSSEVSPDGRAYRTETLAKTDGVEKLNGGGLAEFKGRNEQRSSASHQGDDKNFVKQASESSKTQLQEKVVFGDESSGRTEMKMSSTSTSSSSKVVSSSSTVEYGDEPRYLLDGQEKPQQQQQQQQLHQREWEDQRRQQEQRYQEQLQRQEQQIRQEQIQRQEQIQRQEQLQRQEQLQRQEERFSESREQSNTTRNVQTQQHYEENKRYVDMDKASPEYQQHVQHLMSQPGEIISNTVEYPKPNVKMITTVKRLPDGTIVKNKRYETEQLTPSQSQTTHNQTHNQNQVHNQRRVQQDVQDHSQLRDVVDNVEQQQEQHVTQSQQSSFSSVKKSSRRFSTETTSETVEEYDDRGQPLPRVQQKAPTQTQAPSHHAPSPTSRQSPGRDFSTHGFPSVRPNKPTQEYPSQRPTTEEVVVVRSEKSRQVKQHHTTSTETEVLGDDYHPQTQSTPQKLREAPSPNFSTHGFPSVRSTPRADQPDGEVPMTTRTVSHNQSANRKTNTERIIETQVEQPGSPRTVSPRRSQPREEAGPAPTRGPAGKPSHTRPSTNSGPSPTTKTTETVTVTRRQLQKEREVDAAHRAFAASLRSSSPAESTTSVGSHHQPSHHQTPRSSISSNRTYRREMREGSHESQAPSETSRISSSTVTRHTTGGTTTSTTTKTSKKPSPVVSRGPSEPRSPTPKAGGRHSEPRSPTPKAGGATVTTTTTTTTSSTIKGGPVPAQAPVSPAPAPASPAPAPAPASPAPDNKLSQYTYTTTKPGDIFSLPPTTPPTINNEPTLTTTTTTNKTTTTTTNKNQEPAKSVTETIADTDTQPIRKLQVSANEAKAASVVAEEAPCVRRHYYQLGQEGEEEAPIAELADGSSGMTPASKKPYPQLRRQSQDEPEPQLKRSSKSPGVQRETTFEGRRVSQPVEEDLDKLAIEELIIIEQVNGAPRAEPSVRATSPEKGPRATPRQSPEKEQPSFKPTRVQPQVSPRQSPEKQLPRTQTPGVGQPVGVPLRQSPEKQVPRAQSPEKGPQPRVSPRQSPENQQPMKPRQSPEREHRTEDDIFRSTITKTEKRTTYNLNEEFLTNERDHQTTNDKEPQAPKEPNDEAPTSKPLETIESPDGGFLSKGNDVESEPEENKSPTYRKKGLTRRETFEDRCRKILGMEEDGDTQGNFTQRPENEHDDDDEDDKKNITQTTTIETIEVKIEDCPDDDDDDQPRRVTETFVVRTQPKIMVDEELLVDVTESEEVEVLTKEVERPKYPNEQEGPKSPKKESVSKNEEPSRYPTKPEGSRYPKAQETPKYPKDYKTPSFPKDQEGPRYPKEPEQKSPQNPKEDAETININEETTIVITKEAGSKSPTPTWSPSPERRIPKKSTSPTSAVESPSSSPSFGRKAPVKPETSFVTEKIIDCQGKTVVEKITQRTRSPSPSTVKKVPKPTQKVPEKQPETESEPEKDSEPEIKKKTSVSSITKTETERRNSRTTKGKQPVATKEPRSKVPAPKAPRKDSLTGHKRDSVVEETRTSTTTTTTRQGRKPTDTNGTTLSPSSIKDRLRSSPRKQKTTPQPPRTPTPAQSRGPEDNVDGDSTSPDASPSRVSNERRRSSNISVHTEIIIDHTAPKSPRTERRPQQPTATAPSPIRKLPVTERKESAPVPRVTRRDKTEKVTRSTSENIIKVSSGGTKPHHPEMSSLKPGGERIRPSKCCTTKTINLSEQRIHTNTDIEGVIIDIQQAKSSREPSPDRIVPTPVPAELETGKPRYPDVVQEPDDEPRRKPQVTNIPIFEEESQAYVGCQISELRSSNGLEVDILDNPTVEAPKSLDYPVNTPDTDESLLSVHEKVSRFTHSAEKVKQPRASVPFSREFDTNSKIPENDDCLLSINQKVDKFLRTAENVTRPASLSPRPEIERPNLEEIDEELLRDDCILSVSQKVSKFIDTAEKLAPTVPQKSPRLVANIERHISRQSEPERDLDEESEPELERETDQEDGQTSQLEEEEEISRTVTRKETIREVRQQETRETTRRDSKGEPEKASKKVPQKETQVKPKEERTKEPKYPANLPQKVSQQPQRVISQKEPKEPKPTAAPTKSKGEPERLPKREPKLTQKEPERLTKKTPEKEPRKDSLKQPEEEFELSPEDEEEFGDEPLPMTKTHTTTIELKRQKDILSRPSVFNQRTPERRPPSSPTKMNGSRGRPSPSTSLITEEKKSYRNQVTNVNKPGPRKTSTPSVTPSAQSPSTAKTTSSSKRMEHITQQQWVVQDVDVDVEEVGPAPPTHTTEKPQRTSKSPTPSSRSPSQSPSRSPSRRTTSNNLTTTTTTTTTEHRHLHPSTPTTTKTTGPKPTSTLTNPTKAEPEITPIESVTEKSTTIITTTTSTTGRNVANRRNVFEPAQESPTGESEQPAGRRPSYMDHTKSSLEHIRRDSLEINKSHYSRKSSVEDDSPMEPRNPNTAVKFDVPRKTPTRGGEEPRKTSLKGKDDESDLDVEIEEIFDLQRLEQLLETVASYEMRRRIRAQMRLIRKNMINAGTTTSSHTITTTTSTSSGKSSPLPKKREPSPLASPETKTTSSSLKEVRTSTSRRQQRVEQVDSKTSSQGKTSPYGKPPVKPRERSASPAQKRRISPPGKSSPATTKVTTITTTTSSRGTPLKSTQGPIWADRSKVLKGHAAVPQTNGNSTTPRKGSTSSTTSCSGKVTRTMTSSSTITSSSSSSTNKRNKPREEDSITSSYGVGPTDENGLPLFGIRALKKKTTPPVTTTVQEPCETKQEVTGYVIEEQFYSDNKSPPRHERKELIYSSNADELAAIKQQLQQEDEKDYTPPELDSRVVREFKKVEAQSQSLPEDARYVRRGSVKELSEKFIRKESSSSTHSTTVQSLARNEDETEEDSESNEVCSVIEAPPQMRQNQSHVTSSSTTRSSNTRSFLNSSADQRQVTSVDDVLERMRNADNVEEPGDSSEDREARALLNKFLGASVIMQGVESMLPPTATGQRLNTQGVKTTRITHNYSKSGNNSSSTSSTEVSSSSAPVTRTTCDIEEIWDEQVLKQLLEQASTYEERRKIRARLRELMAEREAAAQQKSSTTSEQRTETKSKDGGATVTTTTTKVTTRTVSGNAASKNISPLAKFKQLDKQAAAQQAQKSSPTTSTPTTPGGSAQPYFKFTDPALNARAATVKDQLLQWCQHKTQEYENVQISNFSSSWSDGLAFCALIHHFLPDAFDYTKLTKQTRRHNFELAFSVADEKAGIAPLLDVEDMVEMSRPDWKCVFVYVQSIYRRFRNCQ, via the exons TGGCAGCAATCGGAGGACAGCGAACGCAAAAAGCAAATCCGATCGCATCTCTACAAGCTGCGCGAGTCGCGACTTTGCAATCTCTATAGGCACGAACCGGATCATACTAACGCGACCATGTCGGAAACACCTAATGGCAATGGAACCCTGGCCGGGTATGGTGCCAAGGGTCCACTGGCCTCCAGTCATGGGGATGCTCTACTCGATCAGAACTTCCAGAGTCTCAAGTCGAAGGAGGTACGGGATTCGACCAGTCCCACTCATGAGCTGCGGTTCCATTCGATGACCCTGACGCAACCGAATACCACCGGCTGGGATGTCCAGACCTCCTCGGAAGTTAGTCCCGATGGCAGGGCCTATCGCACCGAAACTCTGGCCAAGACAGATG GTGTGGAGAAGCTCAATGGCGGTGGCCTGGCCGAGTTCAAGGGCAGAAACGAACAGCGATCGAGCGCCTCGCATCAGGGCGATGACAAAAACTTTGTGAAGCAGGCCTCGGAGAGCTCCAAGACCCAGCTGCAGGAGAAGGTGGTCTTTGGCGATGAGAGCAGCGGTCGCACCGAAATGAAGATGAGCTCTACATCCACCTCGTCCTCCTCAAAGGTGGTATCTTCCTCCTCAACTGTGGAATATGGTGATGAGCCGCGCTATCTGCTCGATGGGCAGGAGaagccccagcagcagcaacagcagcagcagctgcaccaGCGTGAGTGGGAGGATCAGAGGCGTCAGCAGGAGCAGCGTTACCAGGAGCAGCTACAGCGTCAGGAGCAACAGATACGCCAAGAGCAGATCCAACGCCAAGAGCAGATCCAACGCCAAGAGCAACTGCAGCGCCAAGAGCAACTGCAGCGCCAAGAAGAGCGCTTCTCGGAGAGCCGCGAGCAGAGCAACACCACCCGGAATGTGCAGACCCAGCAGCATTACGAGGAGAACAAGCGCTATGTGGACATGGATAAGGCATCGCCGGAATATCAGCAGCATGTCCAGCATCTAATGTCGCAGCCCGGCGAGATTATATCCAATACGGTGGAGTATCCAAAGCCGAATGTCAAGATGATCACCACGGTCAAGCGGCTGCCCGATGGCACCATTGTCAAGAACAAGCGCTACGAGACGGAGCAGCTGACTCCCAGTCAAAGTCAGACCACTCACAATCAGACCCATAACCAGAATCAAGTCCACAATCAGCGACGTGTCCAGCAGGATGTCCAGGATCACAGCCAGTTGCGCGATGTGGTGGACAatgtggagcagcagcaggagcagcatgTGACTCAGTCACAGCAGAGCTCTTTCTCCTCGGTCAAGAAGTCCAGCCGTCGTTTCTCCACGGAAACCACTTCAGAGACTGTCGAAGAGTATGATGATCGTGGTCAGCCCTTGCCCCGAGTCCAGCAGAAGGCTCCAACACAGACTCAGGCACCTTCTCACCATGCCCCATCTCCCACATCCCGCCAGTCACCGGGTAGGGACTTTAGCACCCATGGCTTCCCATCGGTGCGTCCGAACAAGCCCACCCAGGAGTATCCCTCCCAGAGACCCACCACCGAGGAAGTGGTGGTCGTGCGTTCTGAGAAGAGTCGCCAGGTGAAGCAGCATCATACCACCAGCACTGAAACAGAGGTCCTGGGCGATGACTACCATCCACAGACCCAATCTACTCCTCAAAAGCTGAGGGAGGCGCCTTCGCCCAACTTCAGTACCCATGGCTTTCCGTCTGTACGCTCAACTCCGCGTGCAGATCAGCCCGATGGTGAGGTGCCAATGACCACCAGGACAGTCTCTCACAATCAGAGCGCAAATCGTAAGACCAACACGGAGCGTATCATTGAGACGCAGGTGGAGCAACCGGGCTCACCCCGTACCGTAAGTCCACGTCGATCTCAGCCACGCGAGGAGGCAGGACCAGCTCCCACCCGCGGACCGGCTGGAAAGCCCAGTCACACTCGGCCAAGCACCAACTCTGGACCTAGTCCAACCACCAAGACAACCGAGACGGTGACGGTGACCCGTAGGCAGCTCCAAAAGGAGCGTGAAGTGGATGCTGCCCATCGGGCCTTTGCCGCCTCGCTGCGTAGCAGTTCGCCAGCGGAGAGTACCACATCGGTGGGATCCCATCATCAGCCGTCCCATCATCAGACACCGCGTTCGAGCATCTCCTCGAATCGTACCTATCGACGAGAGATGCGTGAGGGCTCCCACGAGAGCCAGGCGCCGTCGGAAACAAGCAGGATTAGCTCTAGCACGGTGACCAGGCATACGACAGGAGGAACCACTACTAGCACCACCACAAAGACGAGCAAGAAGCCAAGTCCAGTGGTGAGCCGAGGTCCCAGCGAGCCCAGGTCGCCAACACCGAAGGCGGGAGGACGTCACAGCGAGCCAAGATCGCCCACACCAAAGGCAGGAGGAGCTACAGTGACAACCACAACGACTACGACCACAAGCAGTACCATTAAGGGAGGTCCAGTGCCAGCTCAAGCTCCAGTTTCACCAGCACCGGCTCCTGCTTctccagcaccagcaccagctccAGCCAGTCCTGCTCCAG ATAACAAGCTATCACAGTATACGTATACTACCACTAAGCCTGGCGATATATTCTCTCTGCCACCAACTACTCCTCCTACTATTAACAACGAACCAACActaaccaccaccaccaccaccaacaagacaacaacaacaaccaccaACAAAAACCAAGAACCAGCGAAATCCGTAACAGAAACTATAGCCGATACCGATACCCAGCCGATCCGCAAGCTCCAGGTGAGCGCCAATGAGGCAAAGGCGGCGTCGGTGGTGGCGGAGGAGGCGCCCTGTGTCCGTCGTCATTATTACCAGCTGGGCCAAGAGGGGGAAGAAGAAGCCCCAATCGCCGAGTTGGCAGACGGGAGCTCTGGGATGACCCCTG CCAGCAAGAAGCCGTATCCGCAATTGAGAAGGCAGTCCCAGGACGAACCGGAACCTCAGCTAAAACGCAGCTCCAAATCGCCAGGCGTTCAGAGAGAGACAACCTTCGAGGGTCGTCGTGTCTCCCAGCCGGTAGAGGAGGATCTGGATAAGCTGGCTATCGAGGAGCTGATCATTATCGAGCAGGTTAACGGGGCTCCACGAGCTGAGCCATCGGTCAGAGCTACTAGTCCCGAGAAGGGTCCTAGGGCCACGCCCAGACAGAGCCCAGAGAAGGAGCAACCGAGCTTCAAGCCAACGCGTGTCCAGCCTCAAGTTTCGCCACGTCAAAGTCCTGAGAAGCAATTACCCAGGACTCAGACACCTGGCGTAGGTCAACCTGTTGGTGTCCCCTTGCGTCAGAGCCCCGAGAAGCAAGTGCCACGAGCTCAAAGTCCCGAAAAGGGACCTCAACCACGTGTTTCACCACGGCAAAGTCCTGAAAACCAACAGCCGATGAAGCCCCGTCAGAGTCCCGAAAGGGAGCATCGAACAGAGGACGACATTTTCCGTAGCACCATTACCAAAACCGAAAAACGAACTACCTATAATCTTAACGAAGAATTCCTAACGAACGAACGAGATCATCAGACGACTAACGATAAGGAACCCCAAGCTCCTAAAGAACCAAACGATGAAGCGCCCACATCAAAGCCGCTGGAGACCATTGAGAGTCCAGATGGTGGTTTCCTGTCCAAGGGAAACGATGTCGAGTCAGAACCTGAGGAGAACAAGTCGCCTACGTACCGCAAAAAAGGCTTAACACGTCGCGAGACCTTCGAGGATCGTTGTCGCAAAATCTTGGGCATGGAGGAAGATGGAGACACACAGGGAAACTTTACTCAACGACCAGAGAATGaacatgatgatgatgacgaggaTGACAAAAAGAATATCACCCAGACCACCACCATTGAGACTATCGAGGTAAAGATCGAAGATTGTcccgatgacgatgacgatgatcaACCACGTCGTGTCACGGAGACATTTGTGGTTCGTACTCAGCCCAAGATTATGGTGGATGAAGAGCTACTGGTGGATGTGACCGAGTCTGAGGAAGTGGAAGTTCTAACCAAGGAAGTTGAGCGTCCTAAATATCCCAATGAGCAGGAGGGCCCTAAAAGTCCAAAGAAGGAGTCAGTTTCCAAGAATGAAGAACCCAGCAGGTATCCGACTAAGCCAGAGGGTTCCAGATATCCCAAGGCACAGGAGACCCCAAAATATCCCAAGGATTATAAGACTCCCAGCTTCCCGAAGGATCAAGAAGGTCCAAGGTATCCCAAGGAGCCAGAGCAGAAAAGCCCCCAAAATCCCAAGGAGGACGCGGAGACAATTAATATCAATGAGGAGACCACTATTGTCATAACCAAGGAAGCCGGCTCCAAGTCTCCCACCCCCACCTGGTCACCATCCCCTGAACGCCGAATTCCTAAGAAGTCAACGTCACCAACATCCGCGGTTGAATCACCCTCTAGTTCTCCCTCCTTTGGCAGGAAGGCTCCCGTCAAGCCGGAGACGAGTTTCGTCACCGAAAAAATCATCGATTGTCAGGGTAAAACCGTTGTCGAGAAGATCACTCAGAGGACGCGATCGCCAAGTCCTAGCACAGTCAAGAAGGTTCCTAAGCCCACACAAAAAGTACCAGAAAAGCAGCCCGAGACTGAATCCGAACCAGAAAAGGATTCAGAACCGGAgataaagaagaaaacaagTGTGAGCAGCATCACGAAAACCGAAACTGAGCGTCGGAATTCGCGTACGACAAAGGGAAAGCAGCCCGTGGCAACCAAGGAACCCCGATCGAAAGTACCAGCTCCGAAGGCTCCTCGCAAGGATTCCCTAACTGGTCACAAGCGGGACAGTGTAGTGGAAGAGACTCGCACTTCCACTACGACCACAACAACTAGACAGGGTCGTAAGCCTACCGATACCAACGGTACTACACTATCCCCATCATCCATCAAGGATCGCCTACGTTCTTCGCCGCGCAAGCAGAAGACTACACCCCAGCCGCCTCGAACTCCCACTCCAGCACAGTCTCGTGGCCCCGAGGATAATGTAGATGGTGATTCCACTTCGCCAGATGCTAGTCCTTCGCGGGTAAGCAACGAACGCCGACGTTCGAGCAACATTTCCGTGCACACGGAAATCATTATCGATCACACGGCTCCCAAATCGCCGAGGACCGAAAGGCGGCCCCAACAGCCAACAGCCACGGCTCCCAGTCCCATAAGAAAACTTCCGGTAACAGAGCGCAAGGAGTCCGCACCTGTGCCTCGGGTCACCCGACGCGATAAGACCGAAAAGGTTACTCGTTCCACCAGCGAAAATATAATCAAGGTGAGCAGCGGAGGCACAAAGCCTCACCATCCCGAGATGAGTAGCCTGAAGCCCGGTGGGGAGAGGATTAGACCTAGCAAGTGCTGCACCACCAAGACGATCAATCTCAGCGAGCAACGCATTCACACAAACACCGATATCGAGGGAGTAATCATCGATATTCAGCAGGCGAAGAGCTCGAGGGAACCGTCACCGGATCGCATTGTGCCCACCCCAGTGCCTGCGGAATTGGAGACTGGCAAGCCACGTTACCCGGATGTTGTGCAGGAGCCAGATGATGAGCCTCGTCGCAAGCCACAGGTCACAAATATCCCCATTTTCGAGGAGGAGTCTCAGGCGTATGTGGGATGTCAAATATCCGAATTGCGTAGCTCTAATGGTTTAGAGGTGGACATTCTGGACAATCCCACTGTGGAGGCACCCAAGAGTCTGGATTATCCGGTAAATACACCCGATACGGATGAAAGCCTATTGAGTGTCCACGAGAAGGTTTCTCGATTCACTCACTCCGCCGAAAAGGTAAAGCAGCCGAGAGCTTCAGTTCCATTTAGCCGGGAGTTCGATACAAACTCTAAGATACCGGAGAACGACGACTGTTTGCTGAGCATCAATCAAAAGGTGGACAAGTTTTTGCGCACGGCCGAGAACGTTACCAGGCCGGCGTCACTCTCTCCTCGACCGGAAATAGAAAGACCAAATCTGGAGGAGATTGACGAGGAGCTTCTTAGGGACGATTGCATCCTAAGCGTGTCCCAGAAGGTGAGCAAATTTATCGATACAGCCGAGAAATTGGCACCGACCGTGCCACAGAAATCGCCGCGTCTGGTTGCCAACATCGAACGTCACATTTCAAGGCAGAGCGAGCCAGAGCGGGATCTGGATGAGGAATCGGAACCAGAGCTGGAGCGGGAGACAGATCAGGAGGATGGCCAGACTagccagctggaggaggaggaggaaatcAGCCGAACGGTAACCAGAAAGGAGACCATTAGGGAAGTCAGGCAGCAGGAGACTAGAGAGACAACCCGACGGGACTCCAAAGGAGAACCTGAAAAGGCTTCCAAGAAGGTACCACAAAAAGAAACCCAAGTGAAGCCGAAAGAGGAAAGGACTAAGGAGCCCAAGTATCCGGCCAACTTGCCCCAAAAAGTGTCACAGCAACCTCAAAGGGTTATCAGCCAAAAGGAGCCGAAGGAGCCTAAGCCAACTGCAGCTCCAACCAAGTCCAAAGGTGAGCCGGAAAGGTTACCCAAAAGGGAGCCCAAGCTCACACAAAAGGAACCCGAACGGCTGACCAAAAAGACACCAGAGAAGGAACCGCGCAAAGATTCCCTAAAGCAACCTGAGGAAGAGTTCGAACTTTCACCTGAAGATGAAGAAGAATTCGGCGACGAGCCTTTGCCCATGACCAAGACGCACACCACAACCATAGAACTGAAGCGTCAGAAGGACATTCTCAGTCGTCCTTCGGTATTTAATCAACGCACACCAGAACGCAGGCCGCCGTCGTCACCAACCAAGATGAATGGAAGCCGAGGCCGACCAAGTCCAAGCACCAGTTTAATTACCGAGGAAAAAAAATCGTACAGAAATCAGGTGACCAATGTTAATAAGCCGGGACCTAGGAAGACCTCTACTCCTTCGGTTACTCCCTCTGCCCAATCCCCGTCGACAGCAAAGACCACCAGCAGTTCCAAGCGCATGGAGCACATTACCCAACAACAATGGGTAGTCCAAGATGTGGATGTAGACGTAGAAGAAGTGGGACCTGCACCTCCCACCCATACAACCGAGAAACCACAAAGAACCAGCAAATCTCCAACACCATCGTCACGATCGCCATCGCAATCTCCCTCCCGATCGCCCAGTAGACGAACCACCTCCAACAACTTGACCACGacaaccaccaccaccaccactgaGCACCGTCACCTGCACCCGAGCACTCCCACCACTACCAAGACAACTGGCCCCAAACCGACCTCGACTCTGACTAACCCAACCAAAGCCGAACCCGAAATCACACCCATTGAATCTGTTACAGAGAAAAGCACTACCATCATTACCACCACGACGAGCACCACAGGACGTAATGTGGCCAACCGCAGAAATGTGTTTGAACCAGCACAGGAATCTCCTACGGGAGAGTCCGAGCAACCCGCCGGACGTCGTCCCTCGTACATGGACCACACAAAGAGCTCACTGGAGCATATCCGTCGTGATTCCCTGGAGATTAATAAGAGCCACTATTCGAGAAAGTCATCCGTGGAAGATGATTCCCCTATGGAACCACGAAATCCCAACACCGCTGTAAAGTTTGATGTGCCCCGAAAGACACCAACGCGAGGCGGGGAAGAGCCAAGAAAGACATCTCTAAAGGGTAAAGATGATGAATCCGATTTAGACGTAGAAATCGAGGAAATCTTCGATCTGCAGCGACTGGAGCAACTACTGGAGACAGTGGCCAGTTACGAGATGCGTCGCCGGATACGCGCCCAGATGCGTCTGATACGCAAGAACATGATCAATGCGGGGACTACAACCAGTAGCCACACCATTACCACCACAACATCAACCAGTTCGGGCAAGAGTTCGCCACTTCCCAAGAAGCGTGAGCCGAGTCCTTTGGCCAGTCCGGAAACAAAGACGACCAGCAGTAGCCTGAAGGAAGTGCGCACCAGTACGAGTCGCCGGCAGCAGCGGGTGGAGCAGGTGGACAGCAAAACGTCTTCACAGGGAAAGACTTCCCCCTATGGCAAGCCGCCAGTGAAGCCCAGGGAAAGGAGCGCCAGTCCGGCTCAAAAACGTCGTATTAGTCCGCCTGGCAAGTCATCTCCGGCTACCACCAAGGTCACCACAATTACCACAACCACATCCTCTCGTGGAACGCCATTAAAGTCAACACAAGGACCCATTTGGGCTGATCGTTCCAAGGTGCTTAAGGGTCACGCCGCGGTTCCCCAGACAAATGGCAACAGCACAACCCCACGCAAGGGATCCACTTCCAGCACGACCTCATGCAGTGGCAAGGTCACGCGCACAATGACCAGTTCCAGTACCATCACCAGCTCCAGTAGTAGTAGCACAAACAAGCGCAACAAGCCACGCGAGGAGGATTCCATTACCTCCAGTTACGGCGTGGGACCCACCGATGAAAACGGACTGCCGCTCTTCGGGATTCGTGCGCTCAAGAAGAAGACGACGCCACCGGTGACGACGACGGTACAGGAACCCTGTGAGACCAAGCAAG AAGTCACAGGCTATGTGATCGAGGAGCAGTTCTACTCGGATAACAAGTCCCCACCGCGTCACGAGCGTAAGGAGCTGATCTACTCGAGCAATGCCGATGAGCTGGCTGCCATCAAGCAACAGCTTCAGCAGGAGGACGAGAAGGACTACACACCGCCGGAACTGGACTCCAGGGTGGTGAGAGAATTCAAGAAGGTGGAGGCCCAGTCGCAATCGCTGCCCGAAGATGCCAGATATGTGCGTCGCGGTTCGGTGAAGGAGCTTAGCGAGAAGTTCATACGCAAGgaatcctcctcctccacccacTCGACAACCGTCCAGTCGTTGGCCAGGAACGAGGATGAGACCGAGGAGGATAGCGAGTCCAATGAGGTGTGCAGCGTGATTGAGGCACCACCACAGATGCGTCAGAATCAGAGTCAtgtcaccagcagcagcaccacaaGGTCCAGTAACACACGATCCTTCCTCAACAGCAGTGCTGATCAGCGTCAGGTGACCAGCGTGGATGATGTCCTTGAGAGGATGCGCAATGCGGATAATG TTGAGGAGCCCGGTGACAGCAGCGAGGATCGCGAGGCTCGGGCCTTGCTCAACAAATTCCTGGGGGCCAGTGTGATCATGCAGGGAGTGGAGAGCATGCTGCCACCCACGGCCACAGGTCAACGTTTAAACACTCAAGGG gtGAAGACCACGCGGATAACCCATAACTATAGCAAGTCCGGCAATAACAGCTCCAGTACCTCCAGTACTGAGGTCAGCAGCTCCTCAGCACCAGTTACACGCACAACTTGTGACATCGAGGAGATTTGGGACGAGCAGGTCCTAAAGCAATTG CTGGAACAGGCGTCCACCTACGAGGAGCGTCGCAAAATCCGTGCACGTCTACGCGAACTTATGGCGGAACGCGAAG